One Tunturibacter gelidoferens genomic region harbors:
- a CDS encoding tryptophan 2,3-dioxygenase — translation MTNTNQRPVEPNIVSDFSDRLSYSGYLSLDGLLAQQRPLSQPSHHDEMLFIIQHQVSELWIKLVIHELTAAIDHIRRDRLPPTLKILSRVKLIQMQLFEQWSVLETLTPSEYMEFRSVLGSASGFQSFQYRKLEFLLGNKNLDNLKVFAHDAAIYNDLNRTLESPSLYDEFLRYLARHGYSIPDECRDRDWSTPHTRNEALVEVFRDIYRDPKQHWVAYEMCEKLVDVEEYFQLWRFRHLKTVERIIGFRHGTGGSSGVAFLRQALELTFFPELLASRTEAPRE, via the coding sequence ATGACAAATACCAATCAACGCCCGGTCGAACCAAACATCGTAAGCGACTTTTCTGACAGACTAAGCTACTCAGGCTACCTTTCTCTTGACGGCCTACTTGCGCAACAACGACCGCTATCTCAACCGTCACATCACGATGAAATGTTGTTTATCATCCAGCACCAGGTTTCGGAGCTATGGATTAAGCTGGTGATCCACGAGCTTACGGCTGCGATCGACCACATACGCCGTGACAGACTTCCACCCACCCTCAAAATTCTGTCGCGCGTAAAACTCATCCAGATGCAACTCTTCGAGCAGTGGTCTGTTCTCGAAACGCTCACGCCGTCGGAGTATATGGAGTTTCGATCGGTCCTTGGAAGCGCCTCGGGATTTCAGTCGTTCCAGTATCGCAAACTCGAATTTCTCCTTGGCAATAAAAACCTCGACAACCTCAAAGTCTTTGCGCACGATGCGGCGATCTACAACGATCTCAATCGCACCCTCGAATCTCCCAGCCTTTATGACGAGTTCCTGCGATATCTTGCTCGGCACGGCTATAGCATCCCCGACGAATGCCGCGACCGCGACTGGTCTACGCCTCACACCAGGAATGAAGCTCTCGTGGAAGTCTTTCGCGATATATATCGCGACCCAAAACAACATTGGGTGGCGTATGAGATGTGCGAGAAGCTGGTGGACGTGGAAGAATACTTCCAACTCTGGCGCTTCCGTCATCTCAAAACGGTCGAGCGCATCATCGGCTTCCGGCACGGCACCGGCGGTTCCTCGGGCGTGGCCTTTTTGCGACAAGCATTGGAGCTTACTTTTTTTCCTGAGCTTCTGGCTTCGCGAACGGAGGCACCAAGGGAATGA